TCCTGCAAAAGTATAACTGATGTGAAACAACTGTTACCCTTTCCTGTGGTTGTTTTGTAATAATTACTAATGCATAGAGAGCACTACTCAGTATTTAACAATCCTTCTACatacactatctcatttaatcccaacTCTGTGAAGTAGATGTTActttcctcatttcacagataaagaaatagtCTCAGAAAAACTATGGCTTGTCCTGGACAAGTAAGAAGGCCCGCATAATATtctaaagcaaaagaatgaaatcatcaTAGATTTTCAGTTTCATCAGGCTTGCAGTACATTCTAAAGCAAAGGAGAATTTTCCCACTGTGCCATCAGATTTCTCaatgtttctcaaactcttccactAAACTATTACCATCAAAAGAGGAAACTACCACATGGGGGTCTGGATGACAGCCCAAAGCAGTCCACATTTCTTTGCAGAGTTCTTTTTTAACATGTGCATTCTTGGCCATGGCATTCATTTAGATAAGATACTCAAGCTGCTGTCAGGGAGGAAAAACTTTGCTCTACCCCTCAAGCTTTTTTGGCTGGTCTAAGAATTTAATTGACATGAGACCGATTAAGAGGAGAAAATCATATAAGAATATGAGGTCCCCAGGCAGTCAGGCAACTGAGGTTTATATGCCATCCATAGCTAAGAAAGAGATTGGGGTCTGGGAGTGCAGAGGGAAGAAAGACCatcacaagaaaatgaaaatgagtaaatttttggtaaacaaatgtttgccgGGCCACTCAGAAACAATGGGGTATAGGAAGGAATTTTAGCGAACAGACTTTGCTAGGTTCCTCCCCATCTACCACAACCAGGTAATATTATACAGTCCTTATCTATGGTGATAGTTCCCTTCCTAGAGCAggtcctctatctaaattcttttaagcAGTTGTGAgggaggcaaaaacaaaaacttctttgAGTCTTCTGTTTCTTAGAAATAATCAGGCTAAAATAATCCACaggccaaaaaacaaacacatttcgGGGGAGCAAAATTTTGCTCCCCTACAATGTATATTCATATAGAATCTAACCATCATGGGATGTATTTTGCCTTTATAATATAGAGAGTAAGAAAATTTCAAGTCCCCTGGCTATTCTCAGAAGAGAACAATCTGTAGTTTACAGATGCCAAGTGCAGGCGTGAAGATTACTATGAGTTTAAAaggcaatcaaaacccagcagattcaggaaaagctcttttccTTCCCCACAACTACCTGGTAAGAACTTAGGTAGAAGACTTGGTCTAGGAAGAGCGCTATCACCAAGGATAACCACATTACACAATGGACTAGGTGAGGTAGCCAGGAGGAACCTAGCAAGGCCTGTTTGATCAGTCTTCAATGTCCcacttttttttatcttcctgtgaattgcatTTCTTCTGTTTGACATCCCAGACCTCTACCACTTCTCCTTAGTTCATTTTacctatctttggaatttccatgtttCCATGTGGATTCCTTgtacatacaaaattaaacttGATTTTCTCTGGTTAATCTATCTCATGTCATTTTGATGCTTAGTCTGGGTAGGACCTTGGAAGGGACAGGAAATTCTTGCTCCCCAATACTTAGAAGTCACCGTTAACAGAATTCAGAGCAATAATCCTTTGATTTCACCTAGTCTCCACACTGGACAAATGACTCTTGCATTCTCAAAACACTATCAGAAGTCAGTTGACAATGCAGAAAAACCTGTTTTGCTGCTGCTGTGGGAAAAAGGGAGTATTTATCTCCTACTAATATCTCTGAAGTTGCTTTCACCAAAAATAAGAACCTGCAGTTTCCAGATTGAGCCTTAAAGTTTCATTATTGAGGGCTGAGAGTGGGGGGAAGGAACATATAAACCTTAAAATATGCTATaggaaataaacaagtaaaagaaaaatataacattatgTGCATGTTTGTTTTATCAAAAAAGTAATGGACTATATGTTCCAGGAAGACAGTTTGTATAACACAGTCTTTGACTGCAGGCACCCCCAGGGCTTCAAGTACCCCCAAGATAAGACTGAATCTTTGGTTCGTGGGTTGGTCAAGCCATGTCCCTGATTTCCTTTCATCTtggttgtttttaacttttatttttaaattttaattccagtgcagtttaacatacagtgttattagtttcaggtgtacaatatagtgatccaacaattccgTACACTGCTGGGTGCTCATGACCTATTTCACCCAGCACTGCCTCCCCTTTCTGGTAACCATTGATTTGTTCTCTACCGTTAAGggtctgtttttggtttgtttcactcttttttctctattcgttttgtttcttaaattccacatgagtgaaatgaTTTCATCTTCCTTTCAGGCCAATAGCCCTGAACCAAATTCAGAAGCCATGGGATTTTGAGCTCCTTTCCTTAGCTCCATTCTGAGCTTTCCCTCCACACCTTGCTCATTGGATATAAACTTCCCCTTTTTACCTTAACACTACTACTTGTACTGTACAATGACAGGTGGCATAGGGGAGAAAAAAGTATTCCTCAGTCATCTTAGGGTCCCTGGCTAGGTCTGTAAATTAAACCAACAAAGAATCACAATAGAAGAGCACACAAATTTATTTGATGTTTTATGTAAAGCAAGGaacttcataaggaaatgaacaTCCAAAGAAACAGACCTGAGTATTTCTAAGCTGGGTTTGATGAAGTACAGGTACTCCTGCAGAAATGGAGTAGGTGAAGGAGTACAAGGTAAGTCTAGTAAACCAGGGGAGGCAGCAAGACCTgcttattaaaattttctgtaagtCCCTTTGTCTTTAGAGATAAAGAcactcctttcctccttctctatcCCTCTAATCACATAGAAAAGGCACAGGAGACTTTTATAACCTGTTTCAAGGGAGAGAAGgctttggggggggtggggggggaggttaGAGTGACCTTCCCGCTTATGTCTTTTTCTCAAGAGttcttcagctcaaaatatttaatatgctaaGGTGCCATATTTTGGGGGTAGCATGTCCTGAACCCCATCAGTGTCAGCATATGCCACCCCTAAATTATGCCACTTTGGCACATgcattattttgagctaaagacGCTTGAAAAAACGGAAGGTGCAAGAAGTgtgctctgctttttctttcctaaaaacaGGAGGTAAAACCCCCATATGGAAGATGTCTTCTCTACACCAGGGGGAGAATAACATTCTTTTCCCCAAGAATAGGgagctgaagccaagagaaaGCTGTGGAAACAAATTTTGTTAAACTAACTTTCATCTTCCTATTTTTCCACCATTCACTGCCCTGGCTGAAGCCCTTCCATTCTTGTGACATTTTCATGATTTACCACTCTGTCCAGTTCAGCACATAAGCAGTCAACTCTAAGTGCTTGTTtgagtcttcatttccttataagGGCTCCAATGTCAAGTAAACTTTGAGCAGATAAACGTGTATGCTTTTCTCCGGTGAATTGGTCTTGTGTCAATTTAATTATCAGACCCAGCCAAAAACTCTAAGAGGGTAGAGATAAAACGTTGCCTCCTCTACAGCAGATTTCAGCTTGCAGGGGTTTAGAACATACCACCCCCAAATATGCCACTTCAGTATATTAATTATTTGGAGCCGAAGTTACTTGAATCAAGATACagtttgtgtgtgggtgtgggggggggccTCTGATGTCCCCCTTTCCAACCTAAAAGCAGCTCCTAAAATTTCCCATGAGAAAGGTACCCTCCCAGCCAGGAAGAGGACGTTCTTATTAGGAGCCTGGGAGGCAGTGCTGACATGGATCTGTTATGAACAAATCTACTCAAATAAACCTTATCTTCCATTAGTTTCCCCCATATGTTTCCCCATCACTGTCCCACAACTTACTGTCTCTAGCCCAAGCCCCTCTGTCTTGTCACATTCCTTGTTTTAAAAGGTATAGATAATCTTCCAGGCCTACTGTTAGCTTCTTCaggtcttcattttccttctgaagaCTCCTGTTTACacataaaagtattaaaatatatacttttttttctttttttggtcagTCTTACATGAACTTAATTCTTAGGTCCAGCCATAGACTCtaaaagggagaaggaagtcTTCCCTTCCCTACAAACTTATACATCTGGCTTTCCCATGCAACATATCCCAATGGAATGCAGTAGGCTCAGGTCATATGTTACACacggaggtttttaaaaaagacttactgagctacccaggcatccctacacagAGTAGTTTAAAGCTAtacaaatgaaatgtattttattctattcacatTCTCATGAGATTTAAGATACATAgtgcaaagatttttaaagggtttatatatatatatattttttttttcagtagaaattACTTTGGCCACAGATGTTAGTATGACACTATCTCTGGTTTATGAGGAAAATTAGAACAGAATGCTCAGAATGCCAGTACTATACAGCCTGTTTGgaagagaaaaactttttaaaatataccttctTTCTCCAAATTCCTTTCATTTAATGTTTGTAACCAACATCTAGTGTGAATCCCACGGTGCGGATTAAGTGATGCCCGGTGGCAAcatccactgagcagagaacatGGTTTAGgctggggaagaagagaaggaattcCCTCAGACTCCATTAGTCACACCTTGCAACTTTGAAGTTCAAGCATTCTGAGATTTCTTGGGTTTAAAATGACTAAAGAACCACCAGGAAGATCTGTATGTCTGGTGCCCAGAGGTCTGGATAAAGATATAGTATTGGGATTCACCAGCATACAGAAGATAgagccaggaaagaaaaagatataaattttaagataatacacatctggggatccctgggtggctcagcggtttagtgcctgcctgcaagaaatctgcttctccctctgcctttgtgtctgcctcttttttgggtctctcatgaataaatatattccttaaaaaaaaaagataatacacaTCCCTCAGAAAAAAAGAGCTTTCTGAAGCAGAAACCACGTCTTCTGGTGGACTCCCCTATCAGAAGGCCCTGGTAAAGTAACAAACCCATTATCACTGGACTCCAATTAATTTCACAGGGCGGTTTCCGGTAAGGACTTTCAAAAATGGAGATTTCCCCTGGAGATAACCAATTCAGCAAACTTTGCGAACTTCACGTGGGGCCTCAATGGGGACACAATTTGGTTTCTGCTTTCTGGCTGAGAGCAGAGTCGTTTAGAGGATTTGTAGAAACGGAGACATGCAATACCGTTGCCTTCTATTCTGGATATATCGCTTCTTTGGCAGAGCTTTGGATGGCAGCGCGTCGGATTCCCCGAGCCCCAGGCGAAGGCTTGCAAATACTCCTACGACCAATTTTCCTAGGATACGATTTCTCCTCGCCCCATACCAACAAACAGACCAGGCCGAGAGATTAGGGCGATCTCTcctcccgcgccccgcccgcACCCCAGGTGCGGCTGCTCCCGGCATCGCCTTCTGGGTCCGCCAAGTGATCGGACCTGCTCCTGCCGCAGTTTCACGTAGCCGCGCTCCAGGAGCTGTGACCCTCCCTTCCTGATGGCCCGTCTCTCGGCTCCGGCTACTCTTCCTTTGGTCCTCTCCCGCCAGGAAGACCTTTCTGCGTAGCTAAGTTAATTGGCCTGGGGAGTCCGCAAACGTACAGAGACAAAGGCGaaagcagcagcggcagcagaaCTCGGAAGCCTTCCGTCGGAATCTATCCTCTGCCGGCGGCTGCGGCCAATATCCTTTAAGTAGGAGCGATTAGAGGCa
This genomic stretch from Canis lupus dingo isolate Sandy chromosome 17, ASM325472v2, whole genome shotgun sequence harbors:
- the LOC112664042 gene encoding uncharacterized protein LOC112664042 translates to MPGAAAPGVRAGRGRRDRPNLSAWSVCWYGARRNRILGKLVVGVFASLRLGLGESDALPSKALPKKRYIQNRRQRLNHVLCSVDVATGHHLIRTVGFTLDVGYKH